A genomic window from Phoenix dactylifera cultivar Barhee BC4 chromosome 7, palm_55x_up_171113_PBpolish2nd_filt_p, whole genome shotgun sequence includes:
- the LOC103721522 gene encoding probable E3 ubiquitin-protein ligase HIP1 isoform X1 encodes MDEYVGKKAAGGRGFSSKGSGIGFRDQNHEDRSIQYCNRLGCSTRLNSTKGAQIGDLGKAKYVKAALRSMSSKTVAGNSSRSLSSYSGCPKSFQERQKQTLQREKAIAESSNSQGNIEDSECNNMQHFIEESDIKSQEIDDAEFSESNPTKVGIQMLFPDSEELELPILEQVSTNTSESSGVLPSGPSSSDFSHNRQIDAVGKRPSGGENSAAKGKGTIGPSTGRHACSTPTGISGFSRSLPEHLMHRQTLLPIRSQPTTRDDAVSVRTCRASTGDARTMLSEQGVHEPIVIAHPQQNQVSISDAVPESSSRSSSIELPHVLLNSSGRSGSSSRAARNRMVSCPEDSSMHALHDSLGDRDGYTSINMDRIEDSLGDRDGYRSINMDRIEDILGDLDGYRSINMDRIEEVLLALHRIQRDEELTYEQLSMLETDLFSGGLGFHDRHRDMRMDIDNMSYEELLALEEKMGTVSTGLSKDQMSGCLKRSTYTPASEVSGITGSGDDTKCSICLEVYVTGDEVGTLPCEHHYHVACIHQWLGRKNWCPICKAWAIPS; translated from the exons aTGGATGAATATGTGGGTAAGAAAGCTGCTGGAGGGCGTGGTTTTTCTAGTAAAGGGTCCGGCATTGGTTTTAGAGATCAAAACCATGAGGATAGAAGCATTCAGTATTGCAACAGATTAGGATGCAGCACCAGGCTTAATTCCACGAAAGGGGCCCAAATTGGTGACCTAGGAAAAGCCAAATATGTAAAGGCTGCTCTTCGCTCTATGAGCAGTAAGACTGTTGCAGGAAACTCTTCTAGATCATTATCTTCATACAGTGGCTGCCCAAAGTCTTTCCAGGAACGACAGAAGCAAACATTACAGCGAGAGAAGGCTATAGCAGAAAGCAGTAACAGCCAGGGGAATATTGAAGATTCAGAGTGCAACAATATGCAGCATTTCATAGAAGAATCAGATATCAAATCACAGGAGATAGatgatgcagaattttcagaatCCAATCCCACAAAAGTTGGCATTCAGATGTTATTCCCAGATTCGGAGGAACTTGAGTTGCCGATTCTTGAACAGGTATCTACAAACACATCGGAGTCGTCAGGTGTTCTTCCATCAGGTCCTTCATCCTCTGACTTCAGTCACAATAGGCAGATTGATGCAGTCGGCAAGAGACCTTCTGGTGGAGAGAATTCTGCTGCCAAAGGCAAGGGCACAATTGGCCCCTCAACTGGAAGACATGCATGTTCTACACCTACAGGCATTTCTGGCTTCAGTCGATCTCTTCCAGAACATCTAATGCATCGACAAACTTTGTTACCGATCAGGAGCCAACCTACCACCAGGGATGATGCCGTTTCAGTTAGAACCTGTCGAGCTTCTACTGGGGATGCTAGAACAATGCTATCTGAGCAAGGGGTACATGAGCCTATTGTGATCGCTCACCCGCAGCAGAATCAAGTTTCTATCTCAGATGCTGTTCCAGAAAGCTCATCACGATCATCTTCCATAGAGTTGCCACATGTCTTGCTTAATTCATCTGGACGTTCAGGTTCAAGTAGCAGGGCTGCTCGAAATAGAATGGTTTCTTGTCCTGAAGATAGCAGCATGCATGCTCTCCATGACTCTTTGGGAGATAGAGATGGCTACACATCCATCAACATGGACAGAATTGAAGACTCTTTGGGAGATAGAGATGGCTACAGATCCATCAACATGGACAGAATTGAAGACATTTTGGGAGATCTAGATGGCTACAGATCCATCAACATGGACAGAATTGAAGAG GTATTGTTGGCTTTACACAGGATCCAACGAGACGAGGAGTTAACATATGAG CAATTATCGATGCTAGAGACAGATCTATTTTCAGGAGGCCTGGGCTTCCATGATCGGCACCGGGACATGAGAATGGACATTGATAATATGTCCTATGAG GAACTGTTAGCCCTGGAGGAGAAAATGGGAACTGTAAGCACAGGGCTTTCAAAGGACCAAATGTCAGGATGTCTCAAGAGAAGCACATACACTCCTGCTTCTGAGGTCTCGGGAATCACTGGTTCTGGTGATGATACCAAATGCAGTATATGCCTG GAAGTGTATGTCACTGGAGATGAGGTGGGCACATTGCCATGCGAGCATCACTACCATGTGGCCTGCATCCATCAGTGGCTTGGGCGGAAGAATTGGTGCCCAATTTGCAAAGCATGGGCTATTCCTTCTTAA
- the LOC103721523 gene encoding uncharacterized protein LOC103721523, protein MPPPPQPPPPPTQHSRTNLGDLKSQIAKRLGPERAQRYFGYLNGLLSQKLSKPEFNKLCLLTLGRENLPLHNQLIRSILINACQAKIPPPVVHDKGASKPVGAVAKKPPQIGDSFNSSPAPIPPASIWSNGDIFPPSPRKFRSVIRDRKIKDRRSPLGPNGRAEVAALQPSVPPDVVTMRENGDLNSCDLKRPLQHQQGGPAEQPAKRARTEKPSLLERDPVHSKGLAEVVVVEDWEDLEHMDDLNSARGPLRAPLGIPFCPASVGGARRSPLLAASVSSSGFSSSYDCGEVCHTEVLKKRMEKIAEAQGLEEVTMDCANLLNHGLDAYLKRLIKSCAEIVGARKVHEPIKQLAYKQQPHGKPINGVWLGNHMQVKSSGEPLDSTHELKNHCPISLQDFKVAMELNPQQVGEDWPLLLEKLCLHSFEE, encoded by the coding sequence ATGCCGCCGCCTCCACAGCCACCGCCACCACCAACTCAGCACTCTCGGACCAACCTCGGCGACCTGAAGTCCCAGATAGCGAAGAGGCTTGGGCCAGAACGAGCTCAGAGATACTTCGGCTACCTGAATGGGTTGTTATCTCAGAAGCTGAGCAAGCCTGAATTCAATAAGCTCTGTCTTTTAACGCTTGGGCGCGAGAACCTCCCCTTGCACAACCAGCTCATCCGCTCCATCCTTATAAATGCTTGTCAGGCCAAGATTCCTCCCCCAGTTGTCCATGACAAGGGTGCGTCAAAGCCTGTCGGAGCTGTGGCAAAGAAACCTCCTCAAATAGGCGATAGTTTCAATTCATCCCCGGCCCCGATTCCACCAGCATCCATTTGGTCCAATGGAGATATCTTCCCTCCGTCCCCTCGCAAGTTCAGGTCTGTCATTCGGGACCGGAAGATCAAAGACCGCCGGAGCCCCCTTGGACCAAATGGGAGGGCAGAAGTTGCTGCTCTTCAGCCTTCAGTACCCCCTGATGTGGTTACCATGCGGGAGAATGGTGATTTGAATTCATGTGATTTGAAGAGACCATTGCAGCATCAACAAGGTGGGCCTGCTGAGCAGCCAGCAAAGAGAGCACGGACAGAGAAGCCATCACTGCTTGAAAGGGATCCTGTCCATAGCAAGGGCCTTGCTGAAGTGGTTGTTGTGGAAGATTGGGAGGACTTGGAGCATATGGATGATCTGAACTCTGCTAGAGGTCCTCTTCGGGCTCCGCTTGGAATTCCCTTCTGTCCTGCAAGTGTCGGTGGAGCTCGAAGATCTCCGCTGCTGGCAGCTAGTGTGAGCAGCAGTGGCTTTAGTAGCAGCTATGATTGTGGTGAAGTCTGCCATACTGAAGTATTGAAGAAACGAATGGAGAAAATAGCGGAAGCACAAGGGTTGGAAGAGGTGACGATGGACTGTGCCAATTTATTGAATCATGGGTTGGATGCTTATTTGAAGCGGCTGATTAAGTCGTGTGCTGAGATAGTAGGGGCAAGGAAGGTGCATGAACCAATAAAGCAGCTGGCTTATAAGCAGCAGCCTCATGGGAAGCCAATCAATGGTGTTTGGCTGGGAAATCACATGCAAGTAAAAAGTAGTGGTGAGCCTTTGGACAGCACACATGAGCTGAAGAACCATTGCCCTATATCTCTGCAGGATTTTAAGGTAGCAATGGAGCTAAATCCGCAGCAAGTAGGGGAGGACTGGCCCTTGCTACTTGAGAAACTATGCCTCCATTCATTTGAAGAATAA
- the LOC103721522 gene encoding probable E3 ubiquitin-protein ligase HIP1 isoform X2: MDEYVGKKAAGGRGFSSKGSGIGFRDQNHEDRSIQYCNRLGCSTRLNSTKGAQIGDLGKAKYVKAALRSMSSKTVAGNSSRSLSSYSGCPKSFQERQKQTLQREKAIAESSNSQGNIEDSECNNMQHFIEESDIKSQEIDDAEFSESNPTKVGIQMLFPDSEELELPILEQVSTNTSESSGVLPSGPSSSDFSHNRQIDAVGKRPSGGENSAAKGKGTIGPSTGRHACSTPTGISGFSRSLPEHLMHRQTLLPIRSQPTTRDDAVSVRTCRASTGDARTMLSEQGVHEPIVIAHPQQNQVSISDAVPESSSRSSSIELPHVLLNSSGRSGSSSRAARNRMVSCPEDSSMHALHDSLGDRDGYTSINMDRIEDSLGDRDGYRSINMDRIEEVLLALHRIQRDEELTYEQLSMLETDLFSGGLGFHDRHRDMRMDIDNMSYEELLALEEKMGTVSTGLSKDQMSGCLKRSTYTPASEVSGITGSGDDTKCSICLEVYVTGDEVGTLPCEHHYHVACIHQWLGRKNWCPICKAWAIPS, translated from the exons aTGGATGAATATGTGGGTAAGAAAGCTGCTGGAGGGCGTGGTTTTTCTAGTAAAGGGTCCGGCATTGGTTTTAGAGATCAAAACCATGAGGATAGAAGCATTCAGTATTGCAACAGATTAGGATGCAGCACCAGGCTTAATTCCACGAAAGGGGCCCAAATTGGTGACCTAGGAAAAGCCAAATATGTAAAGGCTGCTCTTCGCTCTATGAGCAGTAAGACTGTTGCAGGAAACTCTTCTAGATCATTATCTTCATACAGTGGCTGCCCAAAGTCTTTCCAGGAACGACAGAAGCAAACATTACAGCGAGAGAAGGCTATAGCAGAAAGCAGTAACAGCCAGGGGAATATTGAAGATTCAGAGTGCAACAATATGCAGCATTTCATAGAAGAATCAGATATCAAATCACAGGAGATAGatgatgcagaattttcagaatCCAATCCCACAAAAGTTGGCATTCAGATGTTATTCCCAGATTCGGAGGAACTTGAGTTGCCGATTCTTGAACAGGTATCTACAAACACATCGGAGTCGTCAGGTGTTCTTCCATCAGGTCCTTCATCCTCTGACTTCAGTCACAATAGGCAGATTGATGCAGTCGGCAAGAGACCTTCTGGTGGAGAGAATTCTGCTGCCAAAGGCAAGGGCACAATTGGCCCCTCAACTGGAAGACATGCATGTTCTACACCTACAGGCATTTCTGGCTTCAGTCGATCTCTTCCAGAACATCTAATGCATCGACAAACTTTGTTACCGATCAGGAGCCAACCTACCACCAGGGATGATGCCGTTTCAGTTAGAACCTGTCGAGCTTCTACTGGGGATGCTAGAACAATGCTATCTGAGCAAGGGGTACATGAGCCTATTGTGATCGCTCACCCGCAGCAGAATCAAGTTTCTATCTCAGATGCTGTTCCAGAAAGCTCATCACGATCATCTTCCATAGAGTTGCCACATGTCTTGCTTAATTCATCTGGACGTTCAGGTTCAAGTAGCAGGGCTGCTCGAAATAGAATGGTTTCTTGTCCTGAAGATAGCAGCATGCATGCTCTCCATGACTCTTTGGGAGATAGAGATGGCTACACATCCATCAACATGGACAGAATTGAAGACTCTTTGGGAGATAGAGATGGCTACAGATCCATCAACATGGACAGAATTGAAG AGGTATTGTTGGCTTTACACAGGATCCAACGAGACGAGGAGTTAACATATGAG CAATTATCGATGCTAGAGACAGATCTATTTTCAGGAGGCCTGGGCTTCCATGATCGGCACCGGGACATGAGAATGGACATTGATAATATGTCCTATGAG GAACTGTTAGCCCTGGAGGAGAAAATGGGAACTGTAAGCACAGGGCTTTCAAAGGACCAAATGTCAGGATGTCTCAAGAGAAGCACATACACTCCTGCTTCTGAGGTCTCGGGAATCACTGGTTCTGGTGATGATACCAAATGCAGTATATGCCTG GAAGTGTATGTCACTGGAGATGAGGTGGGCACATTGCCATGCGAGCATCACTACCATGTGGCCTGCATCCATCAGTGGCTTGGGCGGAAGAATTGGTGCCCAATTTGCAAAGCATGGGCTATTCCTTCTTAA